Within the Cotesia glomerata isolate CgM1 linkage group LG6, MPM_Cglom_v2.3, whole genome shotgun sequence genome, the region ATGGTAAAatgattttaacaaaaaaaaaatgttacggTCAAATAATATCGATAAAAGATGtactttttcattattttcaattgcCTTAtgttttcgaaaaaataacgaAATATATCAAAGTTGAATCATCAAAAACTTCATCACTTTATTCTAGTTTATATCAAGGAAAGGtatggaaaaatataatgaaattatacgaaaataaaattgttattccTCTGTACTTATACTACGATGACTTTGAGGTTTGTAATCCACTGTCTACAGCTGCAgggatttataaaattggaggACTGTACTTCTCGATTGCCGCTTTACCACCTGAATTTTCATCTTCTGTTGATAGCATTTTTTTAGCTCAATTATTGTATACTTCGGATTTAAAAACATTTGGAAATGAGAAATGCTTCTCTAATGTTATTGAACAATTGACTGATCTTGCAAACACAGGGgtttctattattattgacGGTGACACGAagcatttattttttgtgacTGTGGGAATATTAGGTGATAATTTAGGCGTTAATAGTATTTTTGGTTACAATGAAAGTTTTGTAGCGACATATTTTTGTAGATTTTGTCAAGCATCAAAAGCAGAATGTTATCAACAATGTAAAGAAGATGTAAAATTATTACGTAACTGTGAAAACTATGCAGaagatgttaaaaatttatctcacGGAGTTAAAGAATCTTGTGTTTTTGACAAACTACCATTTTTCCATCATGTTATTAATGCTACGTGTGATGTTATGCATGATTTCTCACTAGGCGTATGTAGGTACGATAtggcaaaaattattaaacattgtATAGATGAGAAATACTTTACCTTACAACAATTAAATGACCGAATAAAATACTTTGATCATTCTGAATTTGATCACGGCAATAAAGTATCAACTatatcaaaaaaccacattcaAAATGGTTGTATAATAATTACAGCGGCTGAAATGTCTTGCTTAGTAACATATTTTGGAATTATTATTGGCGATTTAGTTCCCTTTGATGATCCAGTATGGGAATTATACTTGTGTTTGTTTGATATTTATGATATTGTTATGAGTTCAACAATTTCCCAAAGTGAAATAATTCATTTGGAGCAACTTATAAAATTGCACAATCAATTATACATTGAATCTTTTTCAGAAAATCTAAAGCCTAAGCATCATTTAATATTACATGTCCCgtctataataaaaaatatgggACCGGCAAATGAATTTTCATGTTCAAAATATGAATCCTTCCATAAGCTTTCAAAAGCACAGGCTAACATTGTGAATTCGCgtgttaatattatttatactgTAGCACTTAAAATCCAACTGCAtctttgttataaatttatcagtgAAAGTGGTTTAGA harbors:
- the LOC123267259 gene encoding uncharacterized protein LOC123267259; translation: MKLYENKIVIPLYLYYDDFEVCNPLSTAAGIYKIGGLYFSIAALPPEFSSSVDSIFLAQLLYTSDLKTFGNEKCFSNVIEQLTDLANTGVSIIIDGDTKHLFFVTVGILGDNLGVNSIFGYNESFVATYFCRFCQASKAECYQQCKEDVKLLRNCENYAEDVKNLSHGVKESCVFDKLPFFHHVINATCDVMHDFSLGVCRYDMAKIIKHCIDEKYFTLQQLNDRIKYFDHSEFDHGNKVSTISKNHIQNGCIIITAAEMSCLVTYFGIIIGDLVPFDDPVWELYLCLFDIYDIVMSSTISQSEIIHLEQLIKLHNQLYIESFSENLKPKHHLILHVPSIIKNMGPANEFSCSKYESFHKLSKAQANIVNSRVNIIYTVALKIQLHLCYKFISESGLEDRIEL